Proteins from one Xenopus tropicalis strain Nigerian chromosome 1, UCB_Xtro_10.0, whole genome shotgun sequence genomic window:
- the ing2 gene encoding inhibitor of growth protein 2: protein MLGQQQQHLHYSPGSSAAEDGQLVSYVEEYLECVESLPLEIQRSVTLLREIDSQYREALKEVDDVFEKHSNETDANQKKRLLQQLQRALIVTQELGDDKIQLVTQVFELIENRTKQMESLCQGFFDQEESEKSVEKSKVESNASERSTRRPRRQRNSESRELCHMVNGMDDIEEQPPKEKKSKSSKKKKRSKAKQEREASPIPFAIDPNEPTYCLCNQVSYGEMIGCDNDECTIEWFHFSCVGLTYKPKGKWYCPDCRGDNEKTMNKNTDKTKKDRRSR, encoded by the exons ATGTTAGGGCAACAACAGCAACACTTGCACTACTCCCCGGGGAGCTCGGCGGCGGAGGACGGCCAGCTGGTGAGCTATGTGGAGGAGTACTTGGAGTGCGTGGAGTCGTTGCCGTTGGAAATCCAGAGGAGCGTCACTTTGCTACGGGAGATCGATAGCCAGTACCGGG AAGCTCTAAAAGAAGTTGAtgatgtttttgaaaaacattcaAATGAAACTGATGCTAATCAGAAAAAGCGACTCTTGCAGCAGCTTCAGAGAGCCCTCATTGTGACCCAGGAGCTTGGCGATGATAAAATACAGCTAGTTACCCAAGTGTTTGAGTTGATAGAGAACAGGACGAAGCAAATGGAATCTCTCTGCCAAGGCTTCTTTGATCAAGAAGAGAGTGAAAAGTCTGTGGAAAAATCTAAAGTTGAATCAAATGCATCTGAAAGGTCTACACGTAGACCTCGCAGGCAGCGCAACAGCGAGAGCCGGGAGTTATGTCACATGGTCAATGGGATGGATGACATCGAAGAGCAGCCaccaaaagaaaagaaatcaaagTCGTCCAAAAAGAAAAAACGTTCCAAAGCCAAGCAAGAAAGAGAGGCATCCCCTATACCTTTTGCAATTGACCCCAACGAGCCCACGTACTGTCTGTGCAATCAGGTGTCTTATGGTGAGATGATAGGATGTGATAATGACGAGTGCACCATAGAGTGGTTCCATTTCTCTTGTGTTGGACTTACCTACAAACCAAAGGGCAAATGGTATTGTCCTGACTGCAGAGGAGACAATGAAAAGACTATGAACAAAAACACAGATAAAACAAAAAAGGACAGACGGTCGAGGTAG